Within Coffea arabica cultivar ET-39 chromosome 4e, Coffea Arabica ET-39 HiFi, whole genome shotgun sequence, the genomic segment TGTCAATGTCTAACTATTGGGTCAGTCTGGCCTTCAACTGTTTCACGCATTTTGGATTTACAAAGTGCTCCAGCATAATTATGTAATATCCTTGGGGTGTCTATTTCCCATATACTTGTTTGTTTCTCTGTTTTGGGTACTTGAAGCATAAGTTTGAGTCAACAATTGATCAACACTCTGACCATGAACAAGAAGCTGAACTCATTTGGTATTTTGTATAGGATTTTGCAGTTCTTTATGCTCCTTCAGCTCATTTTCTGGAATTCCATaaatgttcctttttttttgggtcaaggCTGTACCTGGCCATGTTCTACGTTATTTGTCCTTTATGATTTCTTGtagttcctttttgttttctttctttttttttttttggaaaagttGCCCTATGTTGCATCTTGTAGGTTGTGTGGCCGCTTGTTTAGCATTGCTTTCATgtcctctttctctttctcctgAATGTGGGTTGAAGAGGCTTCCTTGCGAATGCTTAAAGTGAATATTTGGAGTTTGTCAGGCTCTTCAAACTGTTTTGTGTTAGTGGAGTTTGGAATATTCTCCGATATCATTTTCTTTAATGTTCTTAATAACTTATTGGATTTGAAGATGCTGGCTATGCAAACTTTTTCATGCTGTTCATTTTGTGTCCATTTACTTTCCCTTTGTATATTTTCCCAATTCATTGACTTTTTAGTTGAAGTGCTGTTCTAGTTTTCTCTGCATAGAACGTCATGCTAGTTGATGCAACCTGATTGATTCTCCTCTTGGCATTCTGCAGCTAGTGCTTTTCACTAAGACGACCTTACTTTGTATTTAAGAAAATGATATAGAAATGTCGGGGTGCTTCTTCAATGATTTATACAACTTAATTTGTTTCTGTGCATTATTTTTCTGAAAGAGTAAGACTGTAAGAGATGTGCACACCTGTAAGTTTGATTTTTGGCTCATTGGAATTTTGTTCCACTTGTTTTAGGGCTTGCTATGGTGTTCTTCGATTTGTTATGGAGCAAGGTGCAAAAGGGTGTGAGGTGAGGGGGAGTTTTGTCAGTTTCCCAGGGTTAGTTGTTTGTCTATTTTATTTGCAATTATTTCTGATTTATACAATAAAAAACCTATAGGTGATTGTAAGTGGAAAGCTAAGGGCTCAGCGAGCTAAATCAATGAAGTTCAAGGACGGCTACATGATTTCTTCTGGCCAGCCGGTTAAGGAATATATCGACTCTGCTGTGAGGCATGTTCTTCTTCGACAGGTTAGTAACTTAATACATCAATTCTCTGTACATGCGCTTTTTGCTTGATTGTATGGATCGATGGGATAGCTCAGGATTTATTTAGTACACAGGTAAGTGGGGTTATTTAAATGGTGCAGGGTGTTCTTGGTATTAAAGTGAAGATCATGCTTGCCTGGGATCCAAAGGGTAAGGTGGGCCCTGTGACACCTCTACCCGATCTTGTTACAATCCATCAACCGAAGGAGGAAGATGAATATCCCAGGCCACTGGCTACTGTTACTGATATCGATGTTGGAGCAGCTTAAGAAAAACTTGCTAGGGAAACCAGGCCAAGGCAGGAGAAAGAGCAGGAGTAGCTGCGCGTTTGTAGTTGCAAAATAGGATGCCCTTTATTCAGGATGACATTATTGTTAAATAGGTTAAttgtgttttccttttcttggcttGACAATTATAACAGTTTGGCTTTAAATTTTGTCTTCTCTGCTTGATGAATAGCGAGTTCATACTACTCGTTTAATATGTGCCATTATGCTGGCGTGGAGGGCTGGAAATTGATTGGCCTTCTCTTGGTGCTTTaaggtgctttttttttttttattggttcGTTTGGATTCCAgtcaaaaataatttaaatcaaCTCCTAGGAATTAATATTTGATTTCGTATTGTTTCAATCCGGCAGTAAGAAGCGTGttcataaaaaaattatcaCCATCGTTGAGTCTTCTGAGGAAGATATCTCAATCTTTTACTGTTTATAAAACCTTTTTGTTACTTGGAAAACAAGACGCCTTGAATTTCTTCTTCTATTATTAATTCATCCGGGAATTTAGAATTTTGTTACTACTTGTGGTCGAGGGTGcgttagaattttttttccacTATTAGCGGGAGTGGCATGTGCCTTGAAGGTCGTTTAAATTTGCTATTAAATCTACTGATGTGTGGAAGTATGAAATTCATTATCCTGTCGGGCCTTCAAGTACACCGACGGACGGGTTTAAGTGAAATGCACTCGTAGGTAAACAACTTTTTATGGTGGTGAAATGCACTCGTAGGTAAACAATTAATGCGCATAGCCCTGTTAATGTATAGGGTCTGGAAAATTTCGATCTGTAAACAATTTGTGGGATTAGGCATGTCATACTCTGGTGAAATGCACTAGTGGGTAAATAATTTATGCGAATAGGCGTGTTAATGAATAGGatttaagttatttttttttattcaaatttagATTTATGTGAATAGACATGTCAATGATTAGGTCTGATTTATTTCTTTGATCCAAATTTAGATATATTAAACTCAGACCTTTTTGGGtctaaaatgataaattcagAAGTTAATAtttgtgaatatattttttaatatacaaTGCAGGGTTAaagtaaaattattttttaaaaatataataaagaatTCGAGgacaatataaataaatatatcatAAAATACTAAGGAATGCAGCTGATGGAGTCAATGGGACCCGGAGGGGAGATTGGGGAGAAATATATAGTAACAGTACATACATGTCAACAGTCTGGAGAGGTGGGGACGTGGACTTCACCTGCGGCCCTGCTCACTTTTACGGTTTTACCCGCGGGAGGTTGTACCACAGACGATCCGAATCCAACTATCACATTCCAATCAAGTTTAATAGCAGCATTTCGGTTCCGGAAAGCGTGTTTGTTGCTTTGTGAGTGAGCTCCTGGGCTTACTGGGGAAAAACAGAAACATAAAGAGCAATCCTCAGCCTGAATACTAAATTCCAATTCCCCGTCAGAACCTCATCTaacaatccttttttttttttttttatttctttccatcttttctctctttcttcacGATCAAGATATATATAGTTTCTCCGATATTTATACATCCAACAGTGGAAGAAGGTAAATCTTTTTCTCTCtgtcatgattttaattttatgacCCTATACACCCACAACTATCAAAACATCCccgccaatttttttttaatcgggAAGACTAAAGATAAACCTTTTCGCTTTATCTTCCTTTTGGGATTGAGAAGAGGAATTTTGCGCACAAATTTGCGGCACCAGAATTGGGGAGTCTGATCGGTCGCTGTTAACTCAATTCTATGGTAAGATTCAATCTTTAGTTTTTTATTCGAATTTAAGTCCATGCAGTTATGAAAATATTGTTTTGCCACACTTCAATTTTCTTGTGATTCTCTTGATCATTGTTTGAAAATTGAGGTCCCTAGTGTTGTgtagttggaaaatttgacgGGAGTTTGGGTCTTATTTTACTGTTTATTTACAGTAATATTGATGTTTTTACTCTAAATTGCAAAGTATTTGACAGTTTTATTAGGTTTCCGTAAATGTTGATACTTTTGGTCTATGTTAACATGGTTTTGGCTGCTGCAGACCTTGCTTGAGATGCTTCAATTTGCACTTGAGGACACCTGATAAATGGGACTGTGATTGGAAAGTTAAATGCGAATTATGGGTTCCTGcataaaatgttaatttttattaagtttttCTGCTGTATGAATTTGTGCATGGTGCATGTGTCAGTTTGCATTCTAGAGGCTTGATCAGAAGGCTAACTTTGTTTCTGGAATTTTGTCTGTGGCCAATTACAGCTTGTGCTTTTGAgtttgatttggtggattttcaATGGAGACAGTGGTTAGCATGGAGGCTAATGAAGAAGCAAAGGTTGAGGATGGTATCGCCAAGGAAACAGGGTCTGAGCCCGTATCTCTAAAGCACATTTCTGATCCTGATCCTGATCCTGAGCCTGATCCTGTTGTCTATAAACTTGTTCGGGTACATGCCCAGGACATGTGTAGATGATTAAGTTGgttcattttttaataaaatggaATTACTTCATTTTACAAACACTTTTCATGCTATATAGTAATGAAAATGGCTATTTTGAACCTtaatattttggaaattttcactTACCAACTCTGTTTTGAAGGATTGTCTTGAATTAGCTCAGTGCTTTCGTATTTATGCCTTTAGTACTATGGCGGCTTTTGAAGTTAGTTTTATGAAGTTATTTAATTCATATTTTGAGAATGAGTTTTGGGTGCAAGGATTTAAATTTTGGAGACTTAGTTTGTGGTGCTGAATTTGGTCATTAGACAATGAGAAGTCTAAATCTTCTTTTTAGTATTATGGTTGTGAATTGCAAAGATTGCTTCTATTTTGCTTTCCTATGCATCTATGGGCATATATGTGAATATGACTGTTACTATAATCTGGTATGCAACTCTAATGGATTTGGGAGGTGGCTTATTGAtctgatgaagcccattttcaTCTTCTACTGTTCCTCCTCTGCCCCTCTTGGAACCTGCTGTCATGTTTGCCTTCGGGTGAATTGATGATTTAAGATGTCATAACTCTGGAAAATACCTACTAGTACAATTGGATAGGTAACAGAGATTCATAATAGCTCAATTTGAAATGGTCAGGAAATTTAGGTAATATTAGGTCCACTGCATCCTGTAACAAAGTAGCATCTGTGAGGGGCATCTACTGGGGCTCAATATTCATGAAGTGCATTTTAAACATGTTATTCTTTTAGTTGTCCATCATTAAACTCTTTATTTGTTCTGCCTCTTGGTGTTCACTTTAGTGGAAAGTCATTTGTCATTGCTCATTTAACATTTAGGTTGATGGTGAGGGGAGGTTAGTTCCGGCAACAGATGAAGAAGTTTTGGTGGTTGAGGACTTGCTAGAAGATGAAAAGCCTGAACATTGTGCTGCAGAATGTGAGCAGCCAATAGAATGCATCAAAACTGAAGGATGTCCCTTGCAGAAAAATCATGTTCAATCCTCAGAAGGTCAACAAGAATGCTAGCAAGCAGTACTGTATTTCATAATTGAATATTCTGCCCGTGCAGGCAATATGACTTTTTAAACATGCACATTTATATCAAACTTCTGTGCTTGTTTAATTTGAAGGTTTCCTTGTAATTTGTTAACGCACTTGATTTGATGAGATTATGCATTCTGAAATTGtaaaatgttattttttaaGTTTGACATCTGATCAGAATGTGTTTTAACTTTTACTGGCTTAATCTCTGATATTATGTCTAAGCTTTTGTATTTGGTACTTTTTTTCATGCTCATCTTTGTTGCTTTGAAAGGAGAAAAGTTTGGCAGGTATATTTTGCAATCTGAAAACCTTGAGGTTGGTGCAGGTATTTCAAGTGTTCAACTTGATGCTGCAGTCGATCTGGGGAAGAAAATCATCCAGCCAGAGGTACCTTTGATGCTGTTATTTCTTTATGGTCATTCTTTACACATTGTTTTGTGAATTACAATGGTGATTATTTTAGTGGTTAATGTAAGGTTTTCTATCTTATCCACATGTTCTTGATACTGAATTGATTCAACATGTCATGACTTGGAACATTCTgtttatcatttttcttctgttttctcCTTTACTGTAAATGCCAAAACGGCATTGCACTGATAATGTCACCAGgcttttaattattatttccAAGATATACTTGTCCAGGATTGGCATTTGGCAATAAAAGAACCTCACTCTTGCTTTTTCTGGTAATGTTTCTCTTGGACTGGTTAGAAGACCTTATGTTAAGTTTTTTGTAGGAAATTCCCTGCCAAATGGCTTCAGCATCAGCTGGAAACAGTATTAGTCAGCCTATGAGTGCTGTGGGATGTCCAGGGTCAGAAGGTGGATTGGTTGAAAATTGGTCTTCGAGAACTGATCTTGCTACTACAGGGAAGCCTGACTTTTCGAAGTTAAAAGGAGAGATATGCTTGGATAATCTGACGGTCAAGGAACTCCAAGAAACTTTCAGAGCAACATTTGGAAGAGAAACATTTGTCAAAGATAAACGGTGGCTTAAGAGGAGGATCTCCATGGGATTGACTAATTCATGTGATTTTTCAACTACAGCTTTTATGATCAAAGATAATGAAGTGTTaaagaaagataaaaaagaaaaccGCAAGAAAAGTGCTGTGTATAAGGATCTTGTGGTTGGAGTGGCAAGTGAGACCGCTGGAGGTCCAACCAATGGACTCAATAGGCTAGCAGATAGCAACCCAAATTTTGATGACAGAAAAACAGAGTCTCTTCTACTGGAACATGATTCTGTTAGAGAAGATCCTAGCTTGGAACAAAGAACAGCCAAAAGGGTCCGGAAGCCCACAAAGAGATACATCGAAGAAATGTCTGAGGAGGAATCTAGGGGCTCTAGTGGAAGGTTAGTCTCTGTTGTTAAGAGTTTTGAACATAGGCAGTCATGTTCAAAAGCTTGTACAATGCCTGTTCAGAATGTTCGGTTGGCCGGGAGACCTATGGTTACAAGGCAAGATTCACTGGGAGGTTCTGGGGTTCAAGTTCCATATGTTTCTCGAGTTCGAAAAGGGCGTCCAAGGGAGAATTTCATGCCTTTCATGGTAAGGTGATAGGATGTCTTTGAGGCAAAACATGTCTTATTTCTGTGGAAGATTTTGTTTGTTTCCTTTAAACCCTATAGTTTAAAGATTGTGTTTGTTTCCTTTAAACCCTATAGTTTAAAGATTTTGTTTATTTCTTCATGAATTTGATCAAAGATGAACTTCATCTAGTTTAAGTTATTTGGCGGAATCTCTGGGTTTACGTTGCACCTTTACGTTCTTGTCAATAAGTGAACAGTGCTCACAAACTATTTCCTCCAACATTCTTCGTGAGAAAAAGGGGGAACATCAGTAATTGGCTTTGGCCTGTAATGTTGCTTAGCTGAGAATGGTTAACATGGTTTTAGCTGAATATCCAATTTGTTGTGGTTCTATTAAACTCTTTTTAGGAAGAGGCTTGCATTGTTGAAATGGTTAATTGTTATTCATGCTGGTGAACCAAAATACTTTTGGAGTTTCCTTCCAGAAACCTCAGCCCACAGTTGAAGTTACTAGTTATTCGTTATATTCAGTTGCTAATGCTTTGGAAGTCCCAAATTTTAGAAACTTTATGACATCTTATTACTCGTTATCATACTTTTCTGTTGGCTAGTTAATACTGTTGAAGTTACCATTGTTGAAACTTAAGCAAATGGTTGAACATTGCAACTTATTAATTTGCAAACATTATCCTGTCTCTAATTCTTTTTAAGTTGCAAATGTAAAAACTTCAGCCTAGTGGCATTGGTCTCGCCACTAGAACGGTAAGGAGGGCCCTTGGCGAACCTGGACCAGCACCACAGGATGAAATGCAAAATGAAGTCCTGAAATCGAGTTTGTCCCCTGGATGGAATCAACAGCCTGTGAGTGAATTCTATACGGCATGAAGATTATGGTCTTTATCCTTGATTGCTTCTATTGGCTTCTGACTCCTAAGTCACGAAGTTTGATTCATTTTGGCCATGGCACTCGTGGATTTGTAAGATTTGATCTTGGACCATTTGgaagaaataaagaaatctAGGCCTTTATATTTGAACTTGGAgcaattgatgattgatgatagTTTATAAAAATTGACTGACTTAAGAATTCAAATAAACTGCATGTGGACCTTTTTGGGAGGAATAaacatttaacaccatttaatTCTCTGTTTTAGGATGTTTTAGAGCTATTTTCTGTTTAGTtatatttggaaaattttgagcTAATTTAAGATTTTGAGTCATCATGGTCAATTTTGTAACTTGACACATAAGGGTTAGGTACTTCTAACATGTCTTATTCTTTCATATTATAATCTATTTAACTTCCTAGATTGCTGCTGCTTCTGAGAATGATAACCATCACCTGGAAAGGAAGGAGGTGGAGCTGGAGAAATATGTAGAGCTAAAAAGAATGGACTCCTTTGAGGATAATTCAGATGATAATATGGGTACTGTACCGGCATCTTCAGGGGGAATGAGGAGGAAGCATCATAGGCCTTGGTCTCTAACTGAGGTTGTTAAGCTAGTTGAGGGTGTAGCTAGATATGGTGCTGGTAGGTGGTCTGAAATTAAACGGCTTGCTTTTGCATCATATTCTTACAGAACTTCAGTTGATCTAAAGGTAGGTGATGTGAATGTCTCATCAAGCGGAAGCAATTTTAGAAATTGCTGATTTGTTGAGATGGGTATCAGTTTGAAGTCAACTGCTGTACTAAATTTAGTTGCCATGGTGCAGGACAAGTGGAGGAATCTCTTGAGAGCTAGCTTTTCACAATTGCCTGCAGAAAAAGGGGTGAGCCCATGTTTAACTCCTATTTTTGATAGTTTGATTAAGATAAGATGCTGGCGCTATGAGTATGAGAGGtggtttttcatttttgacctcTTACGAGGTTGTCTGTTGTGGGTTTGTGTACATTTTTCACTTCTACATGCAAAAATACTTCAGCCTTCTGCCTTTGTATCCATGgtaattcaaaattgattgcttCCCTTTTACGGAATTCTTTCGGTAAATATGCAGATGCACAATGCCCGGAAACATGCTTCAAttccaattccagctccaattCTCTTACGAGTGAGAGAGCTAGCTGAAATGCAAGCACAAGTTCcagcaaatttcagctcaaGCAAGTTCACTGGACAAAGTGGTGGTAGTGATAGAAGTGTACATGAGACTAGATCGGGTTACTTGTAGCACTGTAAATAAGTAGTAGCTTAAAAGGTTTCTATTAAGTCAATAGTCAGGCACTGCTTTGAATTATGTACTGAGTTTGATTCTTTATTGAGCCTCTTCTCTGTTAG encodes:
- the LOC113742272 gene encoding small ribosomal subunit protein uS3x, which gives rise to MATQMSKKRKFVADGVFFAELNEVLTRELAEDGYSGVEVRVTPMRTEIIIRATRTQNVLGEKGRRIRELTSIVQKRFKFPENSVELYAERVNNRGLCAVAQAESLRYKLLGGLAVRRACYGVLRFVMEQGAKGCEVIVSGKLRAQRAKSMKFKDGYMISSGQPVKEYIDSAVRHVLLRQGVLGIKVKIMLAWDPKGKVGPVTPLPDLVTIHQPKEEDEYPRPLATVTDIDVGAA
- the LOC113741888 gene encoding uncharacterized protein isoform X1 produces the protein METVVSMEANEEAKVEDGIAKETGSEPVSLKHISDPDPDPEPDPVVYKLVRVDGEGRLVPATDEEVLVVEDLLEDEKPEHCAAECEQPIECIKTEGCPLQKNHVQSSEGISSVQLDAAVDLGKKIIQPEEIPCQMASASAGNSISQPMSAVGCPGSEGGLVENWSSRTDLATTGKPDFSKLKGEICLDNLTVKELQETFRATFGRETFVKDKRWLKRRISMGLTNSCDFSTTAFMIKDNEVLKKDKKENRKKSAVYKDLVVGVASETAGGPTNGLNRLADSNPNFDDRKTESLLLEHDSVREDPSLEQRTAKRVRKPTKRYIEEMSEEESRGSSGRLVSVVKSFEHRQSCSKACTMPVQNVRLAGRPMVTRQDSLGGSGVQVPYVSRVRKGRPRENFMPFMPSGIGLATRTVRRALGEPGPAPQDEMQNEVLKSSLSPGWNQQPIAAASENDNHHLERKEVELEKYVELKRMDSFEDNSDDNMGTVPASSGGMRRKHHRPWSLTEVVKLVEGVARYGAGRWSEIKRLAFASYSYRTSVDLKDKWRNLLRASFSQLPAEKGMHNARKHASIPIPAPILLRVRELAEMQAQVPANFSSSKFTGQSGGSDRSVHETRSGYL
- the LOC113741888 gene encoding uncharacterized protein isoform X2 — its product is METVVSMEANEEAKVEDGIAKETGSEPVSLKHISDPDPDPEPDPVVYKLVRVDGEGRLVPATDEEVLVVEDLLEDEKPEHCAAECEQPIECIKTEGCPLQKNHVQSSEGISSVQLDAAVDLGKKIIQPEEIPCQMASASAGNSISQPMSAVGCPGSEGGLVENWSSRTDLATTGKPDFSKLKGEICLDNLTVKELQETFRATFGRETFVKDKRWLKRRISMGLTNSCDFSTTAFMIKDNEVLKKDKKENRKKSAVYKDLVVGVASETAGGPTNGLNRLADSNPNFDDRKTESLLLEHDSVREDPSLEQRTAKRVRKPTKRYIEEMSEEESRGSSGRLVSVVKSFEHRQSCSKACTMPVQNVRLAGRPMVTRQDSLGGSGVQVPYVSRVRKGRPRENFMPFMIAAASENDNHHLERKEVELEKYVELKRMDSFEDNSDDNMGTVPASSGGMRRKHHRPWSLTEVVKLVEGVARYGAGRWSEIKRLAFASYSYRTSVDLKDKWRNLLRASFSQLPAEKGMHNARKHASIPIPAPILLRVRELAEMQAQVPANFSSSKFTGQSGGSDRSVHETRSGYL
- the LOC113741888 gene encoding uncharacterized protein isoform X3, with the protein product METVVSMEANEEAKVEDGIAKETGSEPVSLKHISDPDPDPEPDPVVYKLVRVDGEGRLVPATDEEVLVVEDLLEDEKPEHCAAECEQPIECIKTEGCPLQKNHVQSSEGISSVQLDAAVDLGKKIIQPEEIPCQMASASAGNSISQPMSAVGCPGSEGGLVENWSSRTDLATTGKPDFSKLKGEICLDNLTVKELQETFRATFGRETFVKDKRWLKRRISMGLTNSCDFSTTAFMIKDNEVLKKDKKENRKKSAVYKDLVVGVASETAGGPTNGLNRLADSNPNFDDRKTESLLLEHDSVREDPSLEQRTAKRVRKPTKRYIEEMSEEESRGSSGRLVSVVKSFEHRQSCSKACTMPVQNVRLAGRPMVTRQDSLGGSGVQVPYVSRVRKGRPRENFMPFMPSGIGLATRTVRRALGEPGPAPQDEMQNEVLKSSLSPGWNQQPDKWRNLLRASFSQLPAEKGMHNARKHASIPIPAPILLRVRELAEMQAQVPANFSSSKFTGQSGGSDRSVHETRSGYL